TCATACTCTTattttcacactatctcacacgttgagAGGCATTTtcttaaccaaaatcaaatcgtaacgtatttgaagctaatattttgggaatatgctCGCCTTACAAAGCTCTATATACCCACAAAAAATGAACTCATTCCGAAATACCAAACTACaccatctaccaatcttaattttAACGGTTAAGAATTAGTCGACTTTTGACGGtcaattttcaaagtagtagatggtggagTTATATGTTTCGGAATGAGCTTATTCTTTGCAAGTATGTAGATCTTTGTAAAACGAACTCATCCACAAAATGTTAACTTCACATGCGTTACCATTTAGTTTTGATTAAGAAAAATGTCTCCAAACATGTGAGATAGTGGGAGAGTATCCTTCCTCTTTTAGTTTATCGTAATTCATTTTAGTTGAAATTTATATTCATCCAAAATTAGCGTACCAAATTAGCAAGACACGCTTGTTTACCATGTTCTTAATATTCTTTAGATTATCACAAAATTACTATTACTAATGAGTTGGAATGAAATGAAATAGATACATGCGTAAAATTTAATTTCTAGTTTTATTAACAATAAACTTCGAATTCAAGCAAAATTTCCTATTCATTGTACCGTAATTCAATGAGCAGCTCTAGTTTTACTAGCAAAAACTAATTAGTAATTAGATCTCATATGCATTGGACATACCTAAACCCTTAAGTTAACAATCACTacttctatttatttatttttgacagTAAATAACTCTAGTTTTATTCAATTTGGTAAGGAAACTACACGGGGTAAGCAGTACCCTTTTGCATCATCCGAAACAGGGGAAGTGGAGATCCTCTATTTGTTTACTCTTttactcaaaataattctttaattATGTACAAATAAATGATAAATTCAAACGGTGCGATTTTTTTCTTGCGCCTGTGTTATCCACTAAAGTCGTAATAGTCACTTTCTTCACAAGCACCGATATGGTCTTCATTTTGTAGTTACTAGAGCTCTCAAATTATTTTGGTAGAATTCTCATGTTTCATATGAATTTTCTAAGAATACCCAAAACATTTTTGGGTTACGATTTGTGTACTAAGTTATGACTAAATGAGTCCCCAAAGGAAGCTCCATGATATATCTCTGTAATTATTGAAGAAATCATACATCGAATGCGTCAAATCCCATATTGTGTTATTCAACATAATTATAGAGAAGAAAACCAGGCAGCAGATGGACTAGCAAACTTTGCGGTCGACGGCAGCCAAGCGAAAAACCTATCAACATCAATTTGAGAATAGACGAATCCGACTTTTCTGAACCAAATTTTTTTGAGTAACTCTATGGGAATCACATTCTCACGTGTAATAACAATTTAGTTGGTTTTCTAAtttatgcatgcttcaaaaaaaaaaaaaaaagtacccaAAGGGCCAAAACACAAATTTATACGCATACTGTGGATTCTACTTGGTGGTACATATATCAAAGCTTGTACAATCGTTGACTTAATAATTAGAGTTTATTAGTAAAGTCAAATTTGAGTTTACTTTGTCTGATTCCGAGGAAGGATATTTAAAAAGGGAAAGATGAGATATGTGATTCTAATGCACAACACAGATAACAAGAAACTAAGTGTACGTGAATCTAACTTCATCCACACTCTCAAACCCTAACTCCATTGCGATCATAATCGTGCATGAAAGAGACGTAAGAGGAGGGAATAGTAAGGAACTAAGGATAACTCGGCACGTTACCCGTCTTAAGCAACATTTCAACATGCCTTGCTTCACTCACTCCATCAATTACGGTTGACCTCATTTCATCAGAATTGATTCGGAGAGGAGCTCATCTGAGTCCTTACGGGTCTAGAAGACCGACAGTGCATCAGAATAACCTATGAAATAAGTTGACCGGCCGGTCCGGCCCCCTATTTCTCGAGCTCAACGACGCGTCCTTACAATACTGCGTCGGCCTTGGAGCAAAAATCAACTTCAATCACTTCTCAGAATCTCAGTCAGTGAAAGAGTTGCCAGCAGTATGAAATCAAACAGCTGACTAGTAATAGTAAAATCATAACGACTTTCCTTGGATTAAACGGTTCTCAAACCGCCCACGCTTGATCCATGCATATTAGTACATTACCCACGCATTATAGATATCTCCTCACACCCTCCTCCATTTCTCaccactctctctctctccctctacACTCTCCTTCTCTCTCTCCTCTTCCCACAACTGGTTTAGTTATGTTCACATCAGATGACTTTGAAGAAATGTTTCAGTGCCCTGATCAAAATTCAATGATGATCATCGAAAACAATAATCAAAAGTGGAATAAATCTCATCACGTCGAAATAGCACCAAATTGTCCAAGATGTGCGTCACCAAATACCAAATTTTGTTACTACAACAACTACAGTCTTTCACAACCTCGCTACTTTTGCAAAGGCTGTAAAAGGTATTGGACTAAAGGTGGCTCGCTACGTAATGTCCCCATTGGTGGTGGTTGTCGGAAAAATCGTAGAGCAAAATCTGTTCGGTACAGACCCAGTCGGGTCTTCATGGGTGGTTCACCTGACTGTGATGATCCCATTCAGAACACTGATGAAACTGTTACTCCTCCAGCTATTGATCTTGCGGCTGTCTTCTCTAACTTTTTAAATCCGGGGATAGTTACTGACGTAGCCGCATCTGCACCCGAACCTGAATTGTCAAGTGAGTTTGATCTTTCTTTTGATAAGTCTTCTTCAAACGATTCTACGATTCCTAACCAAGAATCACCACCAATAAATGATGATCAATTCCATCAACAGAATTACGGGTTTGAATGTGATTCAGATCCGACCCGAGAAATTTCTCAGTTTATAGGGGGTGTTAATGAAGTAGATGACAAGATAAGCGACATTAGCGGTTTGCTGTCGCTGCGAACTGATGAAGTTGATCAAGAGTTCTGGCCTGATGCTAGTGTTGTGAACGATTTTAGCTGGCAACCGTCACCACTACATGAGTTTGAACCTGTTTTCGATGATCAGTTTACATCGTACCCGAACCTTTTAAACTGgtgattagtgattagtgattagtgattCAATTCCCTCAATTTGTGTGAAGAAAACATTGTTATGTAAACTTAGAATAATAACCATACTATACTTCTGTATTTTCATTCGTGTTGTCTATTTCGTTCATGCCCTTTGTGGGTGAAAAATTTATACTAATAATGGAAAAATTGTAGCTTTTGCATTGGATTGACGTAAACTTCATTCTTATTCTGTTTCTCCTTCACTTGTATCCACACTGTCTTACGGAACGGAACGGAATCACGTAAAAGGGAAATATGAGTTATTTTTTCAGCGTTGCACCAACTACAGATTTTTGATATTATGGTACAGTATGATTTATTTTAAGACTAGATTTTGTGCTCGTGCGACCGAAAAATCATCAtttgtttctttttacttttaaccatatttttagtTTGTGTGACTTGGTTTTGCCTCACTCGTCGTGCATTTTTATTTGGTGTCGTGGGGGTTTGCCCCGCTCTGCCTCGTAGGATTTTATATTTGTTGTGGCTCGACTTTGCCTCGCTCCgtccacatacatttttgatttggtgtggctcggcttcgcctcgcccctcCCCGTCCCAATATGCTTAGGATTTCTGATTTGGTGTGGCTTGGCTTCGCCTCACCCCGTCCCAATGCATGCTTAGCTTTTTGGTGTGGTGTGGCTCGGTTTCGCCTCGTCCCGTCTCAACGCATgcttggctcggcttcgcctcgccccataCTCAGAATTAACCACCACCATTTTATTACAAATTAGCAAACTTAAAGTTTCATTATAACTTTTGGTGTATTTCAACTTGATATATCAGACAAAAAATAGGAAATCCTGGTGTTTTTATCAGctaaatttgaa
This is a stretch of genomic DNA from Papaver somniferum cultivar HN1 chromosome 1, ASM357369v1, whole genome shotgun sequence. It encodes these proteins:
- the LOC113332733 gene encoding dof zinc finger protein DOF1.2-like; translated protein: MFTSDDFEEMFQCPDQNSMMIIENNNQKWNKSHHVEIAPNCPRCASPNTKFCYYNNYSLSQPRYFCKGCKRYWTKGGSLRNVPIGGGCRKNRRAKSVRYRPSRVFMGGSPDCDDPIQNTDETVTPPAIDLAAVFSNFLNPGIVTDVAASAPEPELSSEFDLSFDKSSSNDSTIPNQESPPINDDQFHQQNYGFECDSDPTREISQFIGGVNEVDDKISDISGLLSLRTDEVDQEFWPDASVVNDFSWQPSPLHEFEPVFDDQFTSYPNLLNW